From Blattabacterium cuenoti, the proteins below share one genomic window:
- the argC gene encoding N-acetyl-gamma-glutamyl-phosphate reductase: MIKIGIIGGTGFTAGELIRLIIYHPKASIKNVVSRSKPGKLIHCTHKDLLGEIGDVRYSDSLSKDIDIVFLCSGHGRSRKELNNISETVKIIDLSQDFRLVNESTFRQRKFIYGLPELYKEIISTSNNIANPGCYATAILLSVIPLAKKGFLKKNIHISAITGSTGSGKEMTETNQFSWRNNNISTYKIFKHQHLHEIKQTIHQLQKSFSSDIYMIPYRGNFTRGIMVTLYTFSNVSLKENKEIFENYYQNHPFVEISDQEIDLKQVINTNKCILHLFKEKDQLIITSIIDNLIKGASGQAIQNMNLMFNLDEKCGLKLKSICF, translated from the coding sequence ATGATAAAAATAGGTATTATAGGAGGAACAGGGTTTACAGCAGGAGAATTAATTAGATTAATAATCTATCATCCAAAAGCAAGCATAAAAAATGTGGTAAGTAGAAGTAAACCAGGTAAGTTGATCCATTGTACCCATAAAGATTTATTAGGAGAAATAGGTGATGTGAGGTATTCCGATTCTTTAAGTAAAGATATTGATATTGTTTTTCTTTGTTCAGGGCATGGAAGATCCAGAAAAGAACTAAATAACATATCAGAAACTGTAAAAATAATTGATCTTAGTCAGGATTTTAGATTGGTTAATGAATCCACATTTAGACAAAGAAAATTTATTTATGGATTACCAGAATTATATAAAGAAATTATTTCTACATCTAATAATATTGCAAATCCTGGATGTTATGCTACGGCAATTTTATTATCTGTCATTCCTTTAGCAAAAAAAGGATTCTTAAAAAAGAATATACATATTAGTGCAATAACAGGTTCTACAGGATCAGGAAAGGAGATGACGGAAACTAATCAATTTAGTTGGAGAAATAATAACATTTCTACTTATAAAATATTTAAACACCAACATTTACACGAAATTAAACAAACAATTCATCAACTTCAAAAAAGTTTTTCTTCGGATATTTATATGATTCCTTATAGAGGTAATTTTACTAGAGGGATCATGGTCACTTTATATACATTTTCTAATGTTTCTCTGAAAGAGAATAAGGAAATTTTTGAAAATTATTATCAAAATCATCCTTTTGTGGAAATTTCTGATCAAGAGATAGATTTAAAACAAGTAATCAATACTAATAAATGTATTTTGCATCTTTTTAAAGAAAAGGATCAATTAATTATAACTAGTATAATAGATAATCTTATCAAAGGAGCATCTGGTCAAGCTATACAGAATATGAACCTTATGTTTAATTTGGATGAAAAATGTGGATTAAAATTAAAATCTATCTGTTTTTAA
- a CDS encoding aspartate aminotransferase family protein: MNLFEVYPINNIELIKSEGVYVFDKKGYKYLDFYGGHAVISIGHTHPYYVKSLTEQIHKICYYSNSILISQQKKLAEILGVLSGYEEYSLFLCNSGTESNENALKIASFHTGKKKVISFKGAFHGRTSGSVSVTDNYKIVAPFNTKHETIFINYSDTKLLENELKKGDICAVITEGIQGVSGIIDPGVNFFHNAWKLCRKYNTIFIIDEIQSGYGRTGLFFSHQFYSVKPDLITIAKGMGNGFPIGGVIIHPKFRPYYGMLGTTFGGSHLACTAAITVLEVMRKENLIKNAKRMGSLLMKELRMIPKIKKISGRGLMLGLEFDFPIHYLKHILCYKEKVFVGSSNNSNILRLLPPLIINSDHIRLFISKLKKALEYIEKNEKNKKGYDTF; the protein is encoded by the coding sequence ATGAATTTATTTGAAGTTTACCCCATAAATAATATAGAATTAATTAAAAGTGAAGGAGTTTATGTTTTTGATAAAAAAGGATATAAATATCTAGATTTTTATGGAGGACATGCCGTTATTTCCATTGGTCATACTCATCCATATTATGTAAAATCATTAACAGAACAAATTCATAAAATTTGTTATTATTCCAATAGTATTTTGATTTCTCAACAGAAAAAATTAGCTGAAATACTTGGAGTTCTTTCAGGATATGAAGAATATTCTTTATTTCTTTGTAATTCTGGCACAGAATCTAATGAAAATGCTCTTAAAATAGCATCATTTCATACAGGTAAAAAAAAAGTTATTTCTTTTAAAGGAGCTTTTCATGGAAGGACGAGTGGGAGTGTATCCGTTACAGATAACTATAAAATTGTAGCCCCTTTTAATACTAAACATGAAACTATATTTATCAATTATAGTGATACTAAACTTTTAGAAAATGAATTAAAAAAAGGGGATATTTGTGCTGTAATTACGGAGGGAATACAAGGAGTATCTGGAATAATAGATCCTGGTGTAAATTTTTTTCATAATGCCTGGAAATTATGCAGAAAATACAATACAATTTTTATTATTGATGAAATTCAAAGTGGATATGGAAGAACTGGATTATTTTTTTCTCATCAATTTTATTCGGTAAAACCAGATTTAATTACTATTGCTAAAGGAATGGGAAATGGATTTCCTATAGGAGGAGTAATTATCCATCCTAAATTTAGACCTTATTATGGAATGTTAGGAACGACGTTTGGAGGAAGCCATCTTGCTTGTACAGCTGCTATTACAGTTTTAGAGGTTATGAGAAAAGAAAATTTGATAAAAAATGCAAAAAGAATGGGAAGCCTTCTTATGAAAGAGTTACGTATGATTCCTAAGATTAAAAAAATAAGTGGAAGAGGACTTATGTTAGGTTTGGAATTTGATTTTCCTATTCATTATTTAAAACATATTTTATGTTATAAGGAAAAAGTGTTTGTAGGTTCATCTAATAATTCAAATATTTTAAGATTACTTCCTCCATTAATCATTAATAGTGATCATATAAGATTATTTATATCAAAATTGAAAAAAGCCTTAGAATACATAGAAAAAAATGAAAAAAACAAGAAAGGCTACGATACTTTTTGA
- a CDS encoding GNAT family N-acetyltransferase, whose protein sequence is MKIEVRVSHDGDTKYASLICKKIQESAKIRGTGISKKDPEYIKSKITHGNAVIAFFNGKIAGFSYLDFYQKKEFVVNSGLIVFPEFRKQGLAKNLKIEIFKLSRRKFPNSKIFSITTSHPVIKINTKLGFKPVTFSELPQSEDFWKGCKSCANFDILKKNKRKMCLCTGLLFKPSSKKENEKMKKKNIDLLDYGDKIVLAYSGGLDTSYCLKYLIKKGYEVHTVIINTGGFQKNELKDIQDRALNLGAKSHKTINAIEEYYQNCIKYLIFGNILKNNTYPLSASSERIFQAIQIAKYSNNIKAKAIAHGSTGAGNDQIRFDIAFQIICPEKITISPIRDLKISRKEEIEYLRNNGIYTCWDKAKYSINKGIWGTSICGNETLTSYEELPEKAYTKKLSKKGSEKLELEFKKGELIGVNRKKEDVIKNIVKIEKIASQFAIGRGMHIGDTILGIKGRVAFEASAAMIIIKAHHLLEKHILTKWQLYWKEQLSNWYGMLLHEAQYLDPVMRNIETFLSSTQERLTGTVEVILSPYRFHLVGIKSKFDLMNSKMAQYGEMNNAWTADDVKGFTKILSNQMKIYHKITKSKEEK, encoded by the coding sequence ATGAAAATAGAAGTTAGGGTTTCTCATGATGGAGATACAAAATATGCTTCCTTGATTTGCAAAAAGATACAAGAATCAGCAAAAATTAGAGGAACAGGAATTTCGAAAAAGGATCCAGAGTATATTAAATCAAAAATAACACATGGAAATGCTGTTATTGCTTTTTTCAATGGTAAGATAGCAGGATTTAGTTACCTTGACTTTTATCAAAAAAAAGAGTTTGTAGTGAATTCAGGTTTGATTGTTTTTCCTGAATTTAGGAAACAAGGATTAGCAAAAAATCTTAAAATAGAAATATTTAAGCTTTCCAGAAGAAAATTTCCAAATTCTAAAATTTTTAGTATAACAACAAGTCATCCAGTTATTAAGATTAATACAAAACTTGGATTTAAACCTGTTACTTTTAGTGAGCTTCCTCAATCAGAAGATTTTTGGAAAGGATGTAAAAGTTGTGCTAATTTTGATATTTTGAAGAAAAATAAAAGAAAAATGTGTCTTTGTACTGGTCTTTTGTTCAAACCTTCATCTAAAAAGGAAAATGAAAAGATGAAGAAAAAAAATATAGATTTATTAGATTATGGAGATAAAATTGTTCTTGCTTATAGTGGAGGATTGGATACGTCTTATTGTTTAAAATATTTAATTAAAAAGGGATATGAAGTTCATACAGTTATCATTAATACAGGAGGATTTCAGAAAAACGAACTGAAAGATATACAAGATAGAGCATTAAATCTAGGAGCTAAGTCTCATAAAACTATTAATGCTATAGAAGAATATTATCAAAATTGTATCAAATATCTTATATTTGGAAATATACTGAAAAACAATACTTATCCACTTTCAGCTAGCTCAGAAAGAATTTTTCAAGCTATTCAAATTGCAAAATATTCAAACAATATTAAAGCAAAAGCCATAGCTCATGGAAGTACTGGGGCAGGAAATGATCAAATTAGATTTGATATAGCTTTTCAAATTATTTGTCCAGAAAAAATTACCATATCTCCTATAAGAGATTTAAAAATTTCAAGAAAAGAAGAAATAGAATATTTGAGAAATAACGGAATATATACCTGTTGGGATAAGGCAAAATATTCTATTAATAAAGGAATTTGGGGAACTAGTATTTGTGGAAATGAAACACTTACTTCATACGAAGAATTACCAGAAAAAGCATATACAAAAAAATTAAGTAAAAAAGGAAGTGAAAAACTAGAATTAGAATTTAAAAAAGGAGAATTAATAGGTGTTAATAGAAAAAAAGAAGATGTTATAAAAAATATAGTAAAAATTGAGAAAATAGCTTCTCAATTCGCAATAGGAAGAGGGATGCATATAGGAGATACTATTTTAGGGATAAAAGGTAGAGTTGCTTTTGAAGCATCTGCAGCTATGATCATTATTAAAGCTCATCATCTTTTAGAAAAACATATTCTTACAAAATGGCAACTATATTGGAAAGAACAATTGTCGAATTGGTATGGAATGTTACTTCATGAGGCTCAATATTTAGATCCTGTCATGCGTAATATAGAAACATTCTTAAGTAGTACACAAGAAAGATTAACAGGAACTGTAGAGGTCATCTTATCTCCTTATAGATTTCATTTAGTAGGCATTAAGTCTAAATTTGATTTAATGAATTCTAAAATGGCTCAATATGGAGAAATGAATAATGCTTGGACAGCAGATGATGTTAAAGGTTTTACTAAAATTCTTAGTAATCAAATGAAAATCTATCATAAAATAACAAAAAGTAAAGAAGAAAAATGA
- the dnaE gene encoding DNA polymerase III subunit alpha: MYFIFDTETTGLPQNYHLPIKNTENWPRVVQIAWQSHDILGNLIEFKNFIIKPDEYDIPFNSFIIHGITNEIADKEGKNLDFVLTEFQKTIDKSEYIIGHNLEFDIKVINCEFFRLKKRIDFEKKKILDTKELSVNYCKLPGIRKKFKWPTLSELYHKLFGVSLPYLHNAANDVKATSRCFLELIRLGIISKNDIGIDKENILSVFRSTHKSMISNSFVSFEIPYSSNKIKIKKRIDKKRNSHDENDNLKKKKYSHIHNHTSFSILYSTMNIKSMIDRAIFYDMPALGITDCGNMMGSFHFLNAIHYANKKYSSSKKSIKGIIGCEIFISESYLQKKFTKEQPDKRYSQVLLSKNKNGYHNLSKLCSLGYTEGFYAGIPRIGKNLIEKHHQNLIALTGDIYAEIPQIILSKGKRKAEKVFLWWKELFGDDFYIELLRHGLDEEDYVNNTLLELSDKHHVKYIVQNNTFYLDQKDAYAHDILLCVKNGEKKETPIGKGRGYRFGFPNHEFYFKSSEQMKDIFSDIPEAFDSLEELINKVETYSLSKKILLPKFQIPRLFENKMDKIDGGDRGENQFLKIITYEGAKKRYQNITKDIKERIHFELKTIEKIGYPGYFLIVHNFISQARKMNISVGPGRGSVAGSVVAYCIGITDIDPIKYNLLFERFLNPDRISLPDIDIDFDDRGREKIIEWVVQKYGKNQVAQIITYATMGAKSAIRDTARVLNLSLKRTDHLAKMTPNLSLKKILSKEKNFLSDKLRKIDIENIEKLRNILDNKTLDSKVLQHAKTIEGSIRSTGIHACGIIISPCDIKKYIPVSISKESDLLLTQFDNNVVEKVGLLKMDFLGLKTLTIIKDTLNLIRKYNTNNNSSNKKFTFPLDDEKTYSLFKKGETIAVFQYESTGMQKYLRLLKPDKFDELIAMTALYRPGPLQYLPNFINRKHGKETIKYDLPEMEEFLKETYGITIYQEQVMLISQKIAGFSKSEADFLRIAMGKKQKEVLNKMKNKFIDQAIIKGYPKKILEKIWKDWEYFSCYAFNKSHATCYAYIAFQTAYLKVHYPYEYMASVLSNNMDNIKELTSFINECKRMKILVISPDINDSDAFFKVKKNLNCIRFGMRGIKGVGKNAVKEIINEREKNGPFTSIFDMVKRIDLRIVNKKTLECLVLSGSLDLFCISRDNYFYFDEKNNQNNIEKIIRFGLKYKKKNLSKNTKIEKPILLSEEKKPWSNIYKLSKEREVLGIYVSSHPLDDFFYERKFFTNISIDQLNKNEFKLIGKKICICGILSKIEKKVFIKSGKKYGLFLLEDDHSSKEFCLYGQQYLKYEHFLLKNSLLYISFSIYKSKYKNNQIHIFHIENMQNVLKNLSHKLIIKINIKNLNNSMINEIDRLFSQQIGDTQIHILLYDDKKNEKINHSFFESKKYKLDISSIFLKKLEKVKGLEFRLISKIPSIHM; encoded by the coding sequence ATGTATTTTATTTTCGATACCGAGACTACAGGATTACCTCAGAACTACCATTTACCCATAAAAAACACAGAAAATTGGCCAAGAGTTGTACAGATAGCATGGCAAAGTCATGACATACTAGGAAATTTAATAGAATTCAAAAATTTTATTATAAAACCAGATGAATATGATATTCCTTTTAATTCATTTATAATTCATGGAATAACTAATGAAATAGCCGATAAAGAAGGGAAAAACTTAGATTTTGTATTAACTGAGTTTCAAAAAACTATCGATAAATCAGAATATATAATAGGGCATAATTTGGAATTTGATATCAAAGTTATAAATTGTGAATTTTTTAGATTAAAAAAAAGAATTGACTTTGAAAAAAAAAAGATACTAGATACAAAAGAGCTTTCTGTCAATTATTGTAAATTACCTGGAATAAGAAAAAAATTTAAATGGCCTACATTATCCGAATTATATCATAAATTATTTGGAGTTTCTCTTCCTTATTTACATAATGCGGCAAATGATGTAAAAGCTACATCTCGTTGTTTTTTAGAACTTATACGTCTAGGAATTATATCAAAAAATGATATTGGTATAGATAAAGAAAATATACTTTCAGTATTTAGAAGTACACATAAATCTATGATTTCCAATTCTTTTGTCTCTTTTGAGATTCCTTATTCTTCTAATAAAATAAAAATAAAAAAAAGGATAGATAAAAAGAGGAATTCTCATGATGAAAATGATAATTTGAAAAAAAAAAAATATTCTCATATTCATAATCATACTTCTTTCTCTATTCTCTATTCTACTATGAATATTAAATCTATGATAGATAGAGCTATATTTTACGATATGCCTGCTTTAGGCATAACGGATTGTGGAAATATGATGGGGTCTTTTCATTTTTTAAATGCTATTCATTATGCAAATAAAAAATATTCTTCATCAAAAAAATCTATTAAAGGAATTATAGGATGTGAAATTTTTATTTCAGAATCTTATTTACAAAAAAAATTTACTAAAGAACAACCAGACAAACGTTATTCTCAAGTTTTATTATCCAAAAATAAAAATGGATATCACAATTTATCCAAACTTTGTTCTCTTGGTTATACAGAAGGTTTTTATGCGGGAATACCTAGAATTGGAAAAAATTTGATAGAAAAACATCATCAAAATTTGATAGCTTTAACAGGAGATATTTATGCAGAAATACCACAGATAATTCTTAGTAAAGGTAAAAGAAAAGCAGAAAAAGTTTTTTTATGGTGGAAAGAACTTTTTGGAGATGATTTTTACATAGAATTATTACGTCATGGATTAGATGAAGAAGATTATGTAAATAATACATTGTTAGAATTATCTGATAAACATCATGTAAAATATATAGTACAAAACAACACTTTTTATTTGGATCAAAAAGACGCTTATGCTCATGATATTTTACTTTGTGTAAAAAATGGAGAAAAAAAAGAAACGCCTATAGGTAAAGGTAGAGGTTATAGATTTGGTTTCCCTAATCATGAATTTTATTTCAAGAGTTCTGAACAAATGAAGGATATTTTTTCAGATATACCGGAAGCATTTGACTCTTTAGAAGAATTAATTAATAAAGTAGAAACATATAGTTTATCGAAAAAAATATTACTTCCAAAATTTCAAATACCAAGATTATTTGAAAATAAAATGGATAAAATAGATGGAGGAGATAGGGGAGAAAACCAATTTCTGAAAATTATTACATATGAAGGAGCTAAAAAACGTTATCAAAATATCACAAAGGATATTAAAGAAAGAATACATTTTGAATTAAAAACCATAGAAAAAATTGGATATCCTGGTTATTTTTTGATTGTTCATAATTTTATTAGTCAAGCTAGAAAAATGAATATATCAGTTGGGCCTGGAAGAGGTTCTGTCGCTGGATCTGTTGTAGCCTATTGTATAGGAATTACAGATATAGATCCAATCAAATATAATCTTCTTTTTGAAAGATTTTTAAATCCAGATAGAATATCCTTACCAGACATAGATATTGATTTTGATGATAGAGGACGTGAAAAGATTATTGAATGGGTTGTTCAAAAATATGGAAAAAATCAAGTTGCTCAAATTATAACGTATGCTACTATGGGAGCAAAATCTGCTATACGTGATACAGCTAGAGTATTGAATTTATCTTTAAAAAGAACGGATCATCTTGCTAAGATGACACCTAATTTATCGTTGAAAAAAATTTTATCGAAAGAAAAAAATTTTCTTTCGGATAAGTTAAGAAAAATAGATATAGAAAATATAGAAAAATTAAGAAACATTTTAGATAATAAAACTCTTGATAGCAAAGTTTTACAACATGCAAAAACTATAGAAGGATCTATAAGAAGTACAGGAATACATGCTTGTGGGATTATTATAAGTCCATGTGATATAAAAAAATATATACCGGTATCTATTTCAAAAGAATCCGATTTATTATTAACTCAATTTGATAACAATGTTGTAGAAAAAGTTGGATTATTAAAAATGGACTTTTTAGGATTAAAAACTTTAACCATTATTAAAGACACTTTAAATTTAATTAGAAAATATAATACTAATAATAATAGTAGTAATAAAAAGTTCACTTTTCCTTTGGATGATGAAAAAACTTATTCTTTATTTAAAAAAGGAGAAACAATAGCCGTTTTTCAATATGAATCTACAGGAATGCAAAAATATTTACGTTTACTGAAACCTGATAAATTTGATGAATTAATAGCAATGACAGCTCTATATAGACCTGGACCATTACAGTATCTTCCAAATTTTATTAATAGAAAACATGGAAAAGAAACTATAAAATATGATCTTCCAGAAATGGAAGAATTTTTAAAAGAAACTTATGGAATAACCATATATCAGGAACAGGTCATGTTAATTTCCCAGAAAATTGCAGGTTTTAGTAAAAGTGAAGCAGATTTTCTCAGAATTGCAATGGGAAAAAAACAAAAGGAAGTATTAAATAAAATGAAAAATAAATTCATAGATCAGGCTATTATAAAAGGATATCCGAAAAAAATATTAGAAAAAATATGGAAAGATTGGGAATATTTCTCTTGTTATGCTTTTAATAAATCTCATGCAACATGTTATGCTTATATAGCATTTCAAACTGCTTATCTGAAGGTTCATTATCCATATGAATATATGGCATCTGTTTTAAGTAACAATATGGATAATATTAAAGAACTTACATCATTTATAAATGAATGTAAACGTATGAAAATTCTTGTGATAAGTCCAGACATTAATGACAGTGATGCTTTTTTCAAAGTAAAAAAAAATCTGAATTGTATTAGATTTGGAATGAGAGGGATCAAAGGTGTTGGAAAAAATGCAGTGAAAGAAATTATTAATGAAAGAGAAAAAAATGGTCCATTTACTTCTATTTTTGATATGGTAAAACGAATTGACTTACGTATAGTGAATAAAAAGACTTTAGAATGTTTAGTATTATCTGGTTCATTGGATCTTTTCTGTATATCCAGAGATAATTATTTTTATTTTGATGAAAAGAATAATCAAAATAATATAGAAAAAATTATTCGATTCGGATTAAAATATAAAAAAAAGAATTTATCTAAAAATACTAAGATAGAAAAACCTATTCTTCTTTCTGAAGAAAAAAAACCATGGAGTAATATATATAAATTATCCAAAGAAAGAGAAGTATTAGGTATTTACGTCTCTTCCCATCCATTAGATGATTTTTTTTATGAGAGAAAATTTTTTACCAATATCTCTATTGATCAGCTAAATAAAAATGAATTCAAACTGATAGGAAAAAAAATTTGTATATGCGGTATTCTATCAAAAATAGAAAAAAAAGTTTTTATAAAAAGTGGAAAAAAATATGGTCTATTTTTATTAGAGGATGATCATTCATCTAAAGAATTTTGTCTATATGGACAACAGTATTTAAAATATGAGCATTTTTTATTAAAAAATAGTCTTTTGTATATAAGTTTTTCGATTTATAAATCCAAATATAAAAATAATCAAATCCATATTTTTCATATAGAAAATATGCAAAACGTTTTAAAGAATTTATCTCATAAATTGATAATAAAAATCAATATAAAAAATTTAAATAACTCAATGATTAATGAAATTGATAGACTTTTTTCTCAACAAATAGGAGATACGCAAATTCATATTCTTCTTTATGATGATAAAAAAAATGAGAAAATCAATCATTCTTTTTTTGAATCTAAAAAATATAAATTGGATATTAGTTCTATATTTTTGAAAAAATTAGAAAAGGTAAAAGGATTAGAATTTCGTTTGATTTCAAAAATTCCAAGTATTCATATGTAA